The proteins below come from a single Bryobacter aggregatus MPL3 genomic window:
- a CDS encoding cupin domain-containing protein translates to MEIKRNGSQPSGKGPAEYFTGTVRIDPLFTAPAPARAVGASVTFEPGARTAWHTHPLGQTLIVTAGCGRAQRWGGPIEEIRPGDVVWFPPGEKHWHGAAPTTAMTHLAIQEAVDGKTVDWMEHVSDEQYKL, encoded by the coding sequence ATGGAGATCAAAAGAAATGGTTCGCAGCCTTCGGGCAAAGGGCCAGCAGAGTATTTCACGGGTACGGTGCGGATTGACCCTTTGTTCACGGCACCCGCTCCGGCGCGTGCCGTCGGGGCGAGTGTCACCTTCGAGCCTGGGGCTCGGACGGCCTGGCATACACACCCCCTTGGACAGACCTTGATCGTAACTGCCGGCTGTGGCCGGGCGCAGCGGTGGGGTGGGCCGATCGAAGAGATCCGGCCGGGGGATGTCGTCTGGTTTCCGCCGGGCGAGAAGCACTGGCATGGCGCGGCGCCCACTACGGCAATGACTCATCTTGCGATTCAGGAGGCCGTCGATGGCAAGACGGTCGATTGGATGGAACATGTGAGCGACGAACAATACAAGCTCTGA
- a CDS encoding aldo/keto reductase: MRRRSFAGAAFAGIPITGAFAAPQKVQAGDIPTTTFGKTGIRVSVIAQGGARMDLHPDIPAAAAHVRKMYELGITYFDCARLYWDGRSEEAYGIGLQGNRKNVFLTTKSVKRTAKEAEQDLETSLRLLKTDYVDLWQMHSIETQSDIEKLLARGGAMEAFEAAKKAGRCRFIGFTGHFDPAIHAALLKAYDKWDTVMMPVHAADHAYLSFEKTALPEAIERGVGTQAIKVFGKAFLLRSLSPTECLRYALSQPGVHVAICGAGTQGQMEDNIRTVRNFKKMTQAEIAELRKRAITGAGVYTGTTLEYWKKKA; the protein is encoded by the coding sequence ATGAGAAGACGATCATTCGCAGGAGCCGCCTTTGCGGGGATCCCTATCACCGGGGCCTTTGCAGCACCTCAAAAAGTGCAAGCTGGCGACATCCCGACTACGACCTTTGGCAAGACGGGGATTCGAGTAAGTGTCATCGCGCAGGGCGGCGCGAGAATGGATCTCCACCCGGACATTCCGGCCGCGGCAGCTCATGTCCGTAAAATGTATGAGCTCGGCATCACTTACTTCGACTGCGCCCGCCTCTATTGGGATGGACGTTCGGAAGAAGCTTACGGCATCGGTCTTCAGGGAAATCGGAAGAATGTCTTTCTCACCACAAAGAGCGTGAAACGCACCGCGAAGGAAGCGGAGCAGGACCTTGAAACATCGCTCCGCCTGCTGAAGACGGATTACGTCGATTTGTGGCAGATGCACTCCATTGAGACCCAGAGTGACATTGAAAAACTTCTTGCGCGTGGTGGGGCGATGGAGGCATTTGAGGCGGCGAAGAAGGCGGGCAGATGCCGTTTTATCGGATTCACAGGGCATTTCGATCCTGCCATCCATGCAGCGTTGCTCAAGGCTTATGACAAGTGGGACACGGTGATGATGCCGGTTCATGCCGCGGATCATGCCTATTTGAGTTTTGAGAAGACGGCGCTTCCGGAGGCGATCGAGCGTGGTGTCGGCACGCAGGCGATCAAGGTTTTTGGCAAGGCATTTCTGCTGCGATCCCTGAGCCCAACCGAATGTCTTCGCTATGCGCTGAGCCAGCCGGGAGTGCACGTGGCCATCTGTGGCGCTGGTACCCAAGGACAGATGGAAGATAATATCCGCACCGTCCGGAACTTTAAGAAAATGACGCAAGCAGAAATTGCCGAGCTTCGGAAGAGAGCCATCACCGGCGCCGGTGTTTATACCGGAACCACGTTGGAGTATTGGAAAAAAAAAGCCTGA